The Montipora capricornis isolate CH-2021 chromosome 3, ASM3666992v2, whole genome shotgun sequence genome includes the window GAGAGGGAGATTTATCCTTCCACAACTACATTGGAATCCAAAGCCATTAAGTCGATCGTATGCCCACCGGTACCTCCAAACGCATCCTGAACTAAATTCCAAGCTCTATTCGACATGCATAGCATCCAGACGGCGGACAACCTGCGGGAGGGAGCATCCTCTTCGTTCTCACACCCTCTGAACTATGACAATCCAACTGCAAATTTTCTTTGCGAAACCAGCCTTAAAACAGGTGTTTCGGTACTATCACAGCTTGCCGTGATTTCTTTACTCCCTTCTCCTTCCCAGACAACACCATAAGATCTATTGTGCTATCCACCGAGGCATCCCAAACGGCAGTTTTTTTTCACCCAGGGGTAAGCGCCCTCACCACATTAGCTAAAGCTAAAAAAGCCCATGCCTCTATCTTCCGAGGTGGAACCGAAAAAACATTGGCGTTACAGAATCAACTATTAAACCCCATGAGTCCCAGAACTTGTTGGGCATAACACAGACTAATACAGATTACCCATGGTGTATCCGAGTTTCGCCAGGACCACTAGTACACACCATAGAGCCGCCATAGCATCCTTATACCTATATTTCTTGTCCCTGGCCTCTGGATTGTACTGGGACCATGGACTCCTGTAAACCGTCATGAATTTTTCTCCAGTCGTCGATCATCAATATACAACGAGCATGGTATACCGATTGAAACGAAAAAACGGGTAGGTCGCTGCGGAAACCAATCGTAATGGTTAAATGTACGGGAGAAATCGTCCAACCAAAGGGTAAAAAGTTGCACATACCAAGTAACAACCTTCCCATTGAAAACCCACATACGTTTGTGACGACACAGTCAAGACATGATCATAACGGGATTTATCATCACACTTTGACATGTAGGACCCTTTGTAAACGTACCGAGGCACATCGACAAGCCCGTCCAGAGTAAAAGGCTGATCCCGCATCCATAAGTTTAAAAACCTGGCGTCTAGACACAACCTTGGTTTAGTGGGTTCAACGGTCAATGGCAAAACTAAATAGGGTGGATCAACGAAACCAACCCTCCCCCAGACTCTCAACGCTCCCGTGTTAACTCTCTTCAAAATCTCCTTGgaaacaaaatctgaaaacttcTTACATGATCGATGGTTTGAAAAACACTTCCTAGGAGGAAAATCTGACTTATACATGGAACCTTTAAACTTCCCTCGATAAGGAACAATAGAGTCAGTAATGTTCACTTTATTACGAATCCAAACCAAAATCTGTTCTTTACGCGGTTTTCCGGAAGAATAGTTTCCCAACTACCAGTGTCAGCATGGATACCACCAGCCATAAAAGTGTCAGGATTCCTTAATTGGATGTCTTGGAAGACTGGAGCAGACTCAGATAATAAAACGTCTTCCCATCTCAAATTTTTAGGATCGCTCCCAACCTGATCGGGAACCCCCAGAATATTTACCCATGAGACATCGCAAATTTCTCGAGGCTTAACTTCGGCTAATTGTGCAAAAAAGTCACTCGCCAAACCGGACTCCCTGTTCCTAATACATTGTCTTTTCGAATGGACCTAAGAAtaggaaacaataaaaattgacaTAAAAACTAAGCCGAGGAAACTCTTCACCGTTTATAACGAACACACGAAAGCAAGGGGTTCCCGAACAGGAGGGAGTAACCTCACACGCCTGCAAGCAGTCGTCAATTATCTCCCGAGATGTACGGAGAGACAAGAGGGGCTACTCGCCCTAATCGGAAaacatcgaaaaaaaaaaaacggaaaaacaaaaatcccaCGAGGCACAATAAAAACCCGTATGCAAGATAAAAAACTAAAGAGAAATACTCTCTATACAATATGCCActtgttaaattttattaatgcaataacattttattcattACTTCATTAGAAATTCATTAACTTTTCGGTTTCTTCATTCAGCCTTCCCGCGTCCTCGGCCATTCCCTCTTCTTGGAAACTTTTGTGGGCAATAGCTCTGGTAATGGCCATAACCAAGGCAGTGAAAACACTGAACCCCAGCCCGTCTACCTGCTCCACCCCGACCTCTTTTTGGAGCAGCTGAACTTTCACTAAAGGAACTCTTGCGTTTCGCAGCTTTATCCACTTTAGAGATAAGATCCAAAACCTTCTCCTGATCCTTATCACCAATAAGGACCTCCAGATATCTTTTAAACTGGTCAATATCAACACTACTTTTATCTCTCATCGCTCGTAAAATAGCTTCATAGTAGCCAGCCTTGGCATGTTTTTTCTCCTTGGCCACCAATTGGAGTGTCAATAAATAATCAAACGCCTGATCCTTATTAAAAGCTGGCGACTTTAATAGTGAACGTATATCCTGGAGCGTTGATTCCACAGACACTTCCTGAAGTTCCTCTAAATGCTTTAAGCGTCTCAGCATACTTTCCATATCATTATTctatttagaaaataaatgcaTTAAAACTTGTCGATCAAACTGATTGTATAACTTCGAACAAATgaattgaaaattttaaaagagattcAAAAGATTACCGAATTTCCAAAAAACTCCCCTCATGCATTACTAATGAAGCCAACCCaggcagaacagaacaacctaTCCCTTTACCTCTCAAGCaaccaaaataatcataatttcACTATTGAACCATTCACACAACCACTCGTGCTCCCCTCAGGTACCTCTGAGACGGAACAAGAGCCTCACAGGTATACCAGTGTATGAGCACAACAATTTCCTATTGTCGTATCAACCTATAATTTACAAAAAACaactataataaaattaaatgccGACCCAAGCAAAAACTGCGCTCAAAGACTTGAGCTTCTTAACGTAACCTCTCAGGCAACAAATCCACGTGACCTCTCAAGCCAACGACATCGTGCTCTACCCCTCAAGTACCTCGAACCTCACAGGCATACAATATAGGAGCACAATTTAACTGTAAATCATATACAAACTCTCACCCCTTTAGGcaaacaataataatgacaTTTCTCCGACCCAGGCAAGACATTAAAACCTAACCCCAAAACCTCACAGGCACCAAATCGAATCACTGTTTCATAATCGAACCCTGTACCAGACAGAAACAATCTTGGTCTCTACCCCTCAGGTACTTCCCTAGACGCGACCAAGGCCTCACAGGCATACAAATATGTGAGCGCAATTTAGCTACACATATGCAAACTCTCGCCCCTTCAGGCAACAATCACATTGACATTTCGAGCCAACCCAGGCAATACTTTAAAACGTAACTTCCAACCTCTCAggcaaaaaacaaagacaatcaCTATTTCATTATCTAACCCCTGCCAGGCAAACAATATTGTGCTCTACCCCTCAGGTACTTCGCTAGACGCGACCAAGGCCTCACAGGCACAAATATGTGAACGCAAGCTTAGCTGGAAAAATGCAAACGCTCGCCCCTGCAGACAATAAAGAATTACGTTGAAATTTCGAGCCAACCCAGGCAAAACGTTCAAAAACCTAACTTTTTAAACCTCTCAGGCAACAAATACAAATCATCATTTCATTATTGAACCTCTAACAGGCAAGTAATGCCGTGCTCTACCCCTCAGGTACTTCGCTAGGCGCGAGTCAGCCTCCCAGGCAAATAATAACAGTGAAAACGCCAACCAGGCAAACAGTATTCACAAATAATATTCGCAAATATTAATAACATTCTATTAAACAAGCAGGATATTAACGAAAATTATAACTTAAGAGCAACTAACAAAAACTATGCAGTCGAGCAACGTGGTCGGGTCGCACccaaaaaaccaaattaatttACCTCAGGGTTTTGAGGAGCTTCGACAGGATTATCAGGTGGAGGAACTTGTCCAGCCCGCTCGTTTTCCAAATTTCCAACGAGAGCAGCAACAACCGCCGGTTCCGGATTAATTGGGTCTTGTTCAGCCATAACTAATACAGTGCGATGAAGATGGCGAAGAAATTCACAGCGAAACGTTTCTGACCAGGATTCGATCGGAGTGTTAAGCACTATGAATAATATCCTTTATATACATCCACTAATTAATCCCCAGGGAGCCAATCATAACATGTAAATGACTTTAAATAGACGCCAGCTTAAGTTCAAAGCATAACAAAGTGACATTCACACGTACTCACATTTCAACCAATTCCCTGGCGGTTTGTCGCAAcctacaaacaaaatatttaaaggcaatatgttttgtataataagaACATCATCCCAAACTCATCTAACTGAAAAGAACGATAACTACTATGTTCTTTATACTCTTACCTTTTCTTAAATGGGCTCTGTATATCATCATCCATCTTGCGAGGAATTCAGAGAAGGGAGGAGGAGTATTGATATCAATGACACTCCCAATTTCAATCATTCAATTGTTGTTCCGGTTCCGGTTCCGATTCCGATTCCGGATTCTAAATTTGCTGGTTTTCCATACGCCCGCTGTCAGCAGTCTACGGACTGAGGGCCATAAACAAATTGTCTTAATGATTAAGCCACCCTCTTTCAGTGAATATGTACTTACGTGAATCTGTGGGTTATGGACAGAATGTGTAAATTGTATATAGTAAGTGTGGATCTGTGGGTTGTGGGTTGTGGACAGAATATCAATCATGTATGTAGCAGGAGGTGTGGACCTGTGGGTTGTGGACAGAATATCTATCATGTATGTAGAAGGAGTTGTGGACAGAATATCTATCATGTATGTAGCAGGAGGTGTGGACCTGTGGACCTGTGGACCTGTAGACCTATGGGTTGTGGACAGCTCATGTATTTAGCAATAGGTGTTCACCGTAGTAGGAGAGCGGATTTACGTTAAGTATGTAGTTGTTGGCTGCAGTAGGAGGCGCGGATTTGCGTTAATTATGTAGTTAAACAGGATTAATGTATTTCGAGCTTGATGACATATTCTGTGATCCGGTACCTACAGAAACAACCGTAATGCTAAGAACATACCATAAATAAGACAAGGAGGCAATTTGAGAAATTCTGGTGTATTCttatttctattttaatgccctaaataaCGATCGCTTCATTCCcgatacaaacccttataaaatTTATGTAACGCAACAACGATACTCCGTGAGCTTGGAGTACGTATGAAGAAATTTGTAGAAACTGTTGTTCTTAGGCCTTCGTAGCTTGATTAATAAAATAACagaaacagcggtgataaacattgtattccaacgcatttttataaaacttgacgtttcgtatgctagtcaacatacattttcaaaagtgaatattaggggtctggaacctagactgatcaGATCCTAgactgcagatcatttttctcagtctaggttttGCACAAAATATCTTTTATTTGCTCATTAAGGATTCTTTAACCCAAGAGAAATGTAGTGGTacaaaaaaaggggaaaaatttGACGTCAGTTTTTGCATAAATTCAATGGAATGATATTAGGcaggtcaggagcccatcacccggagcgtgcaacttacctattttcgtgcaacagcgttttcacaagtaaggttatttttagattgaatttcccgctaatgagactcccacaggagcctgatgaccaattacaagaaattaagctgatgTCATAGGGttaccgaaccggaactgcctttgttttttgacctaattcgcgggaagggctagtctaaaaataaacctacttgtgaaaacgccgtttcacagacgctgtatggaagttgcacgctccataTGGGCTcctgggcaggtacaaaagtcggaccggatcaactcggaCCGCCAGTCCGGGTcggatcaactcggatcgcCTTGGATGATgaaaaaacataaaatgaaatgaaattgaaaGTTTTACCCATTTGAAGGTCAAGATTCCAGTCAAAAATGGGCCAAATTAAGAAAGACTCGCGACGTTTCTCCGTGTCGTGCAGTGTAGTCCAGCCGCCATTTTGCATTCTTAGTGCCAGTTCCTCTCGGACTCGTCTCGTGTTCATCCATCCCTGATCCCGCCAATCCCGCCGCGTCAATCTCCACCATCATGGACCGAGGTGAAGGTAAACTCTTTGTCAGTGAATTTGTATCCGTCCACCAAATTGATAATTACAGTCATAACCCATTTCTGTTACGCTTTCTCACAAAAAAAAGGCTTGctgtgaaaaataagcaaatgTATACTTAAAATATCAATTTGGTGGACGGGTACAAATTCACTTACAAAGATGGCCTAGATTTTACCTTCACCTGGATCCATGATCGTGGAGATTGACGCGGCGGGAATGGATGAACACGAGACGAGTCCGAGAGGAACTGGCACTAAGAAAGCAAAATGGCGGCTAGACTACACAGCACGACACGGAGCCCATTTGGCCCATTTTTTGACTGGAATTTTTACCTTCAAATGGGTAAaagtttcaatttcatttaattttatgtttttttgatccggtccgacttttCTACCTGCCTAATgatatcaacctcgttcccagggtcttctcggctttcaatatggcggcgggtcttgagaagaccctggcacacagcagatcacgtgatcaagatttgtccatcgaggatggacaaatatgcaaattttttcaaaatggcggcaaagaataaggtgagagaaatctgggtacgacaactgccaacaaacaaaatggagtacgaaggtacagccattgcacacagtttcacccgtagcatcacagacatttgattaccttaaaatccagtgagctaaggtttaatgaaagccctggttctagctatttagtcacggaggtgtgttcgctgtcttccgtaatgtatagtttatattgcatgtttattttcaatcaattaaacctaattatcatcttctgacaacgactttccccagtatacattgacccaaagctattttcctaaagggaagtattattataccacatatatatctgtggtacttcactttcacagtgaaaccattagattgttgtattgtggttttatctctcatctcatcgattgactgcaagtattgtcatgtcagtgtaaaatcagtattttaattgtcttctgattgccaacagggaaccacagcatgtttagtgcccacattctgattcttacaacttgttataattaatttgtaaatatattttgtggtaaagttgacataatcaagccaatgtatattgttgaacatgctattccataggattagcaatctgcttcttgcacttttcaagctatgaaaataacttttccacgtcttgtcctaccagtgaagacaatgtgatgtcttggaatgctgctcatgaaatctgttgagtctaattaaaaaagggcacaatttgtgcaagtcctaaacataagcatctcatcgtctttagcagttcttgtcaaatgagcccagggttaggggtggatctttgctgttttatcaaactggcttttaatctgctgttttggaggcagtgacaatggcacggtttgttttatttgcctccattccttaaactacatttttgtttcgtttcatttactcagaaacgaattgtatctatttagacttcagggtgaactatttatacaatgaagtagagtgatcattcaaaacagagtttgtaattgaacatctgaacatctatgagacgtaaaaacaaacttgtgaacatgtgaacctgaagtatagcaaatcataatgccgacaagcatgaaagtgaacgaaatgggtcataaatatgaagttttcactatctgaatgattttcggttatattaaaggaaaataatgttggaaaatccaaagctatctctcttcatggtaataagtaatgtaaacaatcttcccactggtgagttgtagtagtaaattgggttttccaggaaccagttattttaaagctagtactggtaacttcctaggttcacatgtaccacaagtaatggaagattcacagaaaatggaatttgaaattttatgctgtggcatttgaaggaaaattaggtatttgtagacaagtatcattatgttcttctctttaatggttaatattccttgacaggcttctaaccgttcatatagtttgcgtccacatttttgtccttctttgttgagagtttcaatagacaaagcgaaatatatatgaccgaccaaatgacccacactacagtattttatcttttctcctgcccttaccattccagaaacaaaacgcTATTTCTtcttgtgaaatagtttcttgttgctggtgaagttgcaaatttcctgtgctttgtcaccttcaattttatttcccaatccccctgtccagtccgcaatcttcccccaaatcactcgatgtaccacatcttcagacagtaattaaaatgccacaacttgagcaatgctagagaatatttcaaagcatgttttgaaaacgaataattcaacttaaattattggagtacaagaaaactcacaggagtgtgatgctaaaaaagtaatgtgtacaaaattaaagaatactgtttaatatacatatttatattttaaatcagaagaagcaaaaattgaagtcgttagcaaattgacaggtcaataagactataatgataagccttacaattattttcaagaataataagtattgttaagacttcacagtcttaaataactctcttggaaaattacaagatgacatgcactttgtttggggtgaggaaagtaatgatgaaaaccgaccgagctagatctctctgtgcaccactagctgaagagtgtggaagggatgggaaagaatatggattactgcaggtgcaggtctattgaaataaaacacaggtcacattccacaggtgagtgtacatgtcaccgtgctgcagacaaataaacaacaccaaaagtgtctgctagcgctaatcactcaacaaaaatgttgtttcaggtctcggggaaacttttggcttagttgttgattattggagcagcgacctctagtcttgacctgtatttaactGACCCGCCTTcgttgcagctgtcacacgagtcaacagaaccacatacaactgctaaatcaaccacatcaataatctatgaaccctgttgcacaattttataatttgtaacacaatctgacatggtgcAAACACTGATtaacagtaacaatactcgcgtcaaggaattacaattgtgagacgccaaacgccaaaacgtaaaggtacgtacgaaataaaatcac containing:
- the LOC138041433 gene encoding uncharacterized protein, whose translation is MAEQDPINPEPAVVAALVGNLENERAGQVPPPDNPVEAPQNPENNDMESMLRRLKHLEELQEVSVESTLQDIRSLLKSPAFNKDQAFDYLLTLQLVAKEKKHAKAGYYEAILRAMRDKSSVDIDQFKRYLEVLIGDKDQEKVLDLISKVDKAAKRKSSFSESSAAPKRGRGGAGRRAGVQCFHCLGYGHYQSYCPQKFPRRGNGRGRGKAE